The following are encoded in a window of Manihot esculenta cultivar AM560-2 chromosome 8, M.esculenta_v8, whole genome shotgun sequence genomic DNA:
- the LOC110620522 gene encoding protein SODIUM POTASSIUM ROOT DEFECTIVE 2, whose translation MKRIDIFCASQASTDICMSMDQPSSSSLPPIIPLAGRAIDRHNPIIRDQKRTPRALTLAPCTSQSPPINPQPYHLLHKTKKEPPAAAINKTDNDQTKSKNPRKPIDRKDKKGSSTAAGDGIAHKKDSSSSSVGKEGGIIRKSGAKRGDFITPPGSSRYLLSEKDFLDGLSDPKELNGQSAQANSKRQDSISKPSSNSNSERPSNQVVVLRVSLHCRGCEGKVRKHLSRMEGVRSYSIDFAAKKVTIVGDVTPLAVLASVSKVKNAQFWTPASNPAASLSNNSQLNK comes from the exons ATGAAAAGAATTGATATCTTCTGTGCTTCTCAAGCTTCAACAGATATTTGCATGAGCATGGATCAACCCTCCTCCTCTTCCTTGCCACCGATCATTCCACTCGCCGGCCGAGCCATCGACCGCCACAATCCCATAATCAGAGACCAGAAAAGAACTCCCAGAGCTCTCACATTAGCTCCTTGTACTTCTCAATCACCACCCATCAATCCCCAACCTTACCATCTTCTTCACAAGACCAAGAAAGAGCCTCCAGCAGCAGCTATCAACAAGACAGACAATGATCaaaccaagagcaaaaaccCCAGAAAGCCAATTGATCGGAAAGACAAGAAAGGCTCTTCCACGGCAGCCGGAGATGGTATTGCTCATAAGAAGGATTCTTCTTCTAGCAGTGTGGGTAAAGAAGGTGGCATTATTAGGAAGAGTGGGGCCAAACGTGGTGATTTTATCACTCCTCCTGGATCGTCTCGATATCTTTTGAGCGAAAAAGATTTTCTTGATGGGTTATCGGATCCTAAAGAACTCAATGGTCAATCAGCTCAAGCTAATTCAAAACGACAAGATTCCATTTCAAAACCATCTTCAAATTCTAACTCGGAGAGGCCATCAAACCAG GTAGTAGTTTTGAGAGTGTCACTGCACTGCAGAGGCTGTGAAGGAAAAGTGAGGAAACATCTATCTAGAATGGAAG GTGTGAGATCGTACAGCATAGATTTTGCAGCAAAGAAGGTGACAATTGTAGGAGATGTGACCCCATTAGCTGTGCTGGCAAGTGTATCAAAGGTGAAGAATGCACAATTTTGGACACCTGCTTCAAACCCAGCTGCATCACTCTCAAATAACTCCCAACTCAACAAATAA